From a single Pseudophryne corroboree isolate aPseCor3 chromosome 6, aPseCor3.hap2, whole genome shotgun sequence genomic region:
- the LOC134932668 gene encoding C-C chemokine receptor type 8-like: MSVTDDGITNASTDIFYPAFTFYHVKDLNNVESIFKPTLYCIIAFCGLVGNSLVLWILMCIKKMNSVTDIYLLNMAVSDLLFVFSLPFAVYQIKDQWVFGNAMCKILSVIYYTGFYSGIFFITVLSVDRYLAILRVVFSLKFRTMKLGLFLSFTIWTFSVLLSIPNVLIHKEETEKGFTFCAVSYPEDQNIHWTELFSLLQVNIFGFIIPLAVILFCYSHIIRALQNSRSVQKKYAVRLILVIVIVFFLFWTPYNVVIFLTILDTIGTFGASNFTNWLKDAKDVTQTISFVHCCLNPVVYSIAGENFRKHLYNMFFKLLKCMRLKRHWGSIENSGIDKKSSTGKDTKSLSFTDTIV, translated from the coding sequence ATGAGTGTCACAGACGATGGAATCACAAATGCCTCGACAGATATCTTTTATCCAGCGTTTACATTTTACCACGTCAAAGACTTGAACAATGTTGAATCCATTTTCAAACCTACCCTTTATTGCATTATAGCCTTCTGCGGTCTTGTTGGAAATTCCTTGGTATTGTGGATATTAATGTGCATTAAGAAGATGAATTCAGTGACTGATATATATCTTCTAAACATGGCCGTTTCCGACTTACTGTTTGTCTTTTCACTGCCATTTGCAGTATATCAAATCAAAGACCAGTGGGTGTTTGGAAATGCAATGTGTAAAATATTGTCTGTGATATATTATACTGGTTTTTACAGTGGTATTTTCTTTATAACAGTTTTGAGTGTAGACAGGTATTTAGCAATTTTACGTGTTGTTTTTTCTCTCAAGTTTAGAACTATGAAATTAGGGCTTTTTCTTAGTTTTACTATTTGGACCTTTTCTGTTCTGTTGTCTATACCAAATGTCCTAATTCACAAAGAAGAGACGGAAAAAGGTttcacattttgtgcagtttcgtaCCCTGAAGACCAAAATATACACTGGACAGAACTGTTTTCACTTTTACAAGTCAACATCTTTGGTTTTATTATTCCTCTTGCTGTTATACTGTTCTGTTACTCTCACATTATTAGGGCTTTACAGAACAGTAGGAGTGTGCAGAAAAAATATGCTGTCAGATTGATTCTTGTAATTgtcattgtgttttttttgttttggacTCCTTATAACGTGgttatttttttaacaattttgGATACTATTGGCACATTTGGTGCCTCCAATTTTACAAACTGGTTGAAGGACGCAAAGGATGTAACTCAGACAATATCGTTTGTACATTGCTGTTTAAATCCTGTTGTGTACTCTATTGCTGGTGAAAACTTTAGGAAGCATCTGTACAATATGTTTTTTAAGCTTTTAAAATGCATGCGCCTTAAAAGACATTGGGGCTCAATTGAAAACTCGGGCATAGATAAAAAGTCTTCCACAGGAAAAGACACAAAATCTCTTTCTTTTACTGATACTATTGTGTGA